From one Lotus japonicus ecotype B-129 chromosome 3, LjGifu_v1.2 genomic stretch:
- the LOC130748053 gene encoding F-box protein SKIP23-like: MEYVVHFQSFFVSFLALLLPALFFSFKRKNHHHHTTNPSMAAPPDWSQLPAELLHLISQRLNSPLYLLRFRSVCSTWRHSSASSFIPIHHFPFNFPPLSDHDHHDASSFSLTKRTVVLITPPPPPHHQTQTPWLVKIGEDLCDGDRTRTRLWHPLFRGPHFPIYAMRVLDFYNLSVLHIGNEFNLHHSPPSPSGHDSLYMEKVVAATTYQGKQEVFVLLTIHISGKLALFRSGDESWRIIPDMPTPYDDVCVFNGRHFAVDGTGRTVVVGLDSALDLVVVAEPVFGGDKKFLVESEGELLLVDKHMSSNWFCGGGEAADDEENDGDDDNGEGVYRVGWERAVSFDVYRLDQKEKRWVEVTSLGDRVLFLGGECAFSASASDLRVCKGNCVVFKDLALECAIGVFPLDVGRISPLSNHPDYSRLFWPCPDWIWSHCH; the protein is encoded by the coding sequence ATGGAGTATGTTGTACATTTTCAGTCATTCTTCGTCTCCTTCCTTGCTCTCCTTCTTCCGGCTTTATTCTTCTCcttcaaaagaaaaaaccaccaccaccacacaaCCAATCCATCCATGGCGGCGCCACCAGACTGGTCTCAACTCCCGGCGGAGCTCCTCCATCTAATCTCACAACGCCTCAACAGCCCACTCTACCTCCTCCGCTTTCGATCCGTCTGCTCCACCTGGCGCCACTCTTCCGCATCCTCCTTCATCCCCATCCACCATTTCCCCTTCAATTTCCCACCCCTCTCCGATCACGATCACCACGACGCTTCCTCCTTCTCCCTCACCAAACGCACCGTCGTCCTCatcaccccaccaccaccaccgcaccaccaaacccaaaccccatGGTTGGTCAAAATCGGCGAAGACCTATGTGACGGTGaccgaacccgaacccgactCTGGCACCCTCTCTTTCGTGGTCCACACTTCCCCATCTACGCCATGCGCGTGCTCGATTTCTACAACCTCTCCGTCTTACACATCGGGAACGAGTTCAACCTTCACCACTCTCCTCCTTCTCCCTCCGGCCACGACTCTCTCTACATGGAGAAGGTAGTTGCGGCTACCACCTATCAGGGTAAGCAAGAGGTTTTCGTCTTGCTCACGATTCACATCTCCGGCAAGCTCGCCTTATTCCGCAGCGGCGACGAGAGCTGGAGGATCATCCCTGACATGCCCACGCCGTATGATGATGTCTGCGTCTTCAACGGCCGGCACTTCGCGGTGGATGGCACCGGGCGAACCGTTGTGGTTGGATTGGATTCGGCTCTGGATCTGGTTGTTGTCGCCGAGCCGGTGTTCGGCGGGGATAAGAAATTCTTGGTGGAGAGCGAGGGAGAGTTGTTGCTGGTGGATAAACACATGTCCTCTAATTGGTTTTGTGGTGGTGGAGAGGCTGCTGATGATGAGGAGAACGATGGCGACGACGACAATGGTGAAGGGGTTTACAGGGTTGGGTGGGAGAGAGCTGTGAGTTTTGATGTTTATAGGCTTGACCAGAAGGAGAAGAGGTGGGTGGAGGTGACGAGTTTAGGGGACCGGGTTTTGTTCTTGGGGGGTGAATGTGCATTCTCTGCTTCAGCTTCGGATTTACGCGTTTGCAAGGGGAACTGTGTGGTCTTTAAAGATCTTGCTCTGGAATGTGCAATAGGTGTTTTTCCTTTGGATGTTGGTCGGATTTCGCCGCTGTCTAATCATCCCGATTATTCGAGGTTGTTCTGGCCATGCCCGGACTGGATATGGTCGCATTGCCATTGA